In Variovorax paradoxus, a single genomic region encodes these proteins:
- a CDS encoding ABC transporter ATP-binding protein, with amino-acid sequence MNTPDATRGHEAISAFGLTKYFGENETRVTAVDHVDFVANFGEMVFLVGPSGSGKTTFLSMVSGILRPDEGTVNVKGADIWSMDKDALADFRLNTIGFVFQDYHLFPRLTTAENVAIPLILKHLDWDASIAQARKYLEVVGLRERGDIVPVKLSGGEQQRVAIARAIVGSPEILILDEPTASLDGDTGRMILAFVKDRILDAGRCILIVTHDARINEYADRIVHMEDGRITGLDKGTE; translated from the coding sequence ATGAACACCCCAGACGCCACCCGGGGGCACGAGGCCATCTCCGCCTTCGGACTGACCAAGTACTTCGGCGAGAACGAGACCCGGGTCACGGCGGTCGACCATGTGGATTTCGTGGCGAACTTCGGCGAGATGGTGTTCCTCGTCGGCCCCTCGGGCAGCGGCAAGACCACCTTCCTCAGCATGGTCTCCGGCATCCTCCGCCCCGACGAGGGCACCGTGAACGTGAAGGGCGCCGACATCTGGTCGATGGACAAGGATGCGCTGGCCGACTTCCGGCTGAACACGATCGGCTTCGTGTTCCAGGACTACCACCTGTTTCCACGCCTGACCACGGCCGAGAACGTCGCGATTCCGCTGATCCTCAAACACCTCGACTGGGACGCATCGATCGCGCAGGCGAGGAAATACCTGGAGGTGGTGGGCCTCAGGGAGCGCGGCGACATCGTGCCCGTGAAACTCTCGGGCGGCGAGCAGCAGCGGGTGGCGATCGCGCGCGCCATCGTCGGCTCGCCGGAGATCCTGATCCTCGACGAGCCCACCGCCTCGCTGGACGGGGACACCGGCCGGATGATCCTCGCCTTCGTCAAGGACAGGATTCTCGATGCGGGACGCTGCATTCTCATCGTCACCCACGACGCGCGCATCAACGAGTACGCCGATCGCATCGTCCACATGGAGGACGGTCGCATCACCGGGCTGGACAAGGGCACGGAATGA
- a CDS encoding universal stress protein, translating to MSVYKHVLVPLDGSPTADCGLQEAIRLAGELGSRLRLLNVVDDFPMLVEISSTSSFEAGLQKAREHGESVLSHALARATAAGVEAETVLREVTQERVAEVVTDEAAKAACDLIVMGTHGRRGLSRLALGSDADRVARSSPVPVLLVRAAATPA from the coding sequence ATGTCCGTCTACAAGCACGTGCTCGTCCCGCTGGACGGCAGCCCCACGGCCGACTGTGGTCTGCAGGAAGCCATCCGTCTCGCTGGCGAACTCGGAAGCAGGCTGCGTCTGCTCAACGTGGTCGACGACTTTCCGATGCTGGTGGAGATATCGAGCACCTCCAGTTTCGAGGCCGGCCTGCAGAAGGCGCGCGAGCATGGCGAATCGGTCCTCTCGCACGCCCTGGCCCGGGCGACGGCCGCGGGAGTCGAGGCCGAGACCGTGCTGCGCGAAGTCACGCAGGAGCGCGTCGCCGAAGTCGTGACCGATGAGGCCGCGAAAGCAGCCTGCGACCTAATCGTGATGGGCACCCATGGCCGCCGCGGCCTCAGCCGGCTGGCGCTCGGCAGCGACGCCGACCGTGTGGCGCGAAGCAGCCCCGTGCCGGTGCTGCTGGTGCGTGCGGCAGCGACACCCGCTTGA
- a CDS encoding universal stress protein has product MRKERAGIAVMDAAWPGKEQSVYRRILVPVDGSPASAQGIEEAIRLAKPMRSRVRLLHAIDDLSVSRAGYARDGSSQLRAEAARMLARSAEHVRSAGVEVDTVLYSEADGTVANLVEDEAREWHADLIIAGTRGRRGLGQLLLGSSTERIVRGSCVPVLLVHATADEQAAVG; this is encoded by the coding sequence ATGCGCAAAGAGCGGGCTGGCATCGCGGTCATGGATGCAGCCTGGCCCGGCAAGGAGCAATCCGTGTATCGACGAATACTCGTTCCCGTAGACGGCAGCCCGGCATCGGCCCAGGGCATCGAGGAGGCGATTCGCCTCGCCAAACCGATGAGAAGCCGGGTGCGGCTGCTTCACGCGATCGACGATCTCTCGGTTTCGCGCGCCGGCTACGCGCGTGACGGGTCGTCGCAACTTCGGGCGGAGGCCGCGCGCATGCTCGCCCGAAGTGCCGAGCACGTGCGTTCCGCGGGCGTGGAGGTCGACACCGTGCTCTACAGCGAAGCGGACGGCACCGTGGCCAACCTCGTCGAAGACGAGGCGCGGGAATGGCATGCCGACCTGATCATTGCCGGCACGCGAGGCCGGCGCGGCCTCGGACAGCTGCTGCTCGGCAGCAGCACGGAGCGGATCGTGCGCGGCTCATGCGTTCCCGTGCTGCTGGTGCATGCGACGGCGGACGAGCAGGCGGCCGTCGGGTAG
- a CDS encoding BON domain-containing protein: protein MNPDIQLRHDVFAQLNWDPAVNGCDIDVCVKDGVVTLRGQVADEERRAAVERAARRTEGLTTLLNRLVVRPPE, encoded by the coding sequence ATGAACCCCGACATTCAACTCAGGCACGACGTCTTCGCGCAACTCAACTGGGACCCCGCCGTCAACGGCTGCGACATCGACGTGTGCGTCAAGGACGGCGTCGTGACACTGCGCGGCCAGGTGGCCGACGAGGAGCGGCGCGCCGCGGTGGAGCGCGCCGCACGCCGCACCGAGGGGCTGACGACGCTGCTGAACAGGCTCGTCGTCCGGCCTCCGGAATGA
- a CDS encoding universal stress protein: MYQRILVPFDGSATSLRGLQEATAVAKLSHGSLRLLHVIDELSVVYAGWAPNCMPALRSEALQLLETAWQRVEAEGVNADTVLYDNFDGTVHELVVAEAVKWPAELIVIGTHGRRGFDRLTLGSSAENVLRRATVPVLLVRGCEPA; the protein is encoded by the coding sequence ATGTACCAGCGCATCCTCGTTCCCTTCGACGGCAGCGCGACATCCCTGCGGGGGCTGCAGGAAGCGACGGCGGTGGCAAAGCTGTCGCACGGCTCGCTTCGCCTGCTGCACGTGATCGACGAGCTCTCGGTGGTGTATGCCGGCTGGGCACCAAACTGCATGCCGGCGTTGCGCAGCGAGGCGCTCCAGTTGCTGGAGACGGCCTGGCAGCGCGTCGAAGCCGAAGGTGTGAATGCCGACACCGTGCTGTACGACAACTTCGATGGCACCGTTCATGAATTGGTCGTCGCAGAGGCCGTGAAGTGGCCTGCCGAACTGATCGTGATCGGCACCCATGGCCGGCGCGGGTTTGATCGGCTGACCCTGGGCAGCAGCGCGGAAAACGTGCTGCGCCGCGCCACCGTCCCGGTGCTGCTGGTTCGCGGCTGCGAGCCTGCCTGA